The genomic interval GAAGTGGAGACCGCGACCACCAGCGGGACGGCCAAACCGAGGGCGTGGGGGCAGGCGATAACCATTACCGTGACCGCTCTTTCTATGCCGAATTCAAAGGGGTGGCCCAGGATGAGCCACACGGCCAGGGTCGCCAGCCCCGCTGAAATGGCGATGACGGTCAGCCAGAAAGCGGCGCGATTGGCAAGATCCTGGGTACGGGAACGGCTTTCCTGTGCCTCGCGCACCAACTCGATGACCTGGGAGAGATAGGTGTCCGCTCCGGTCTTTTCGATGATCATCTCCACCGCGCCTTCTCCGTTGACCGCCCCTCCGATAAGCTCGTCGCCGGGAGACTTGGGCACGGGGACGGATTCGCCGGTGAGCATGGAGAGGTCAACGCTGGTCTCCCCCTTGACCAACTTTCCATCCACGGGTATCTTCTCTCCGGGTTTCACCAACACCTGGTCTCCGGGCTTGAGGGATTCCAAGGGAACCTCCACCACCTCGCCGTCGGGCCGGAGGAGGTGAGCCTCGCTGGGCAGAAGCTCGACCAGTTTTTCCAGGGCCCGGGAAGCCCCCATTACCGAGCGCATCTCGATCCAATGTCCCAGGAGCATGATATCGATCAGGGTGGCCAACTCCCAAAAAAGCAACTTGCCCTCGATGCCGAATACCACCGTTGCACTGTATAAATAGGCTACGGTTATGGCCAGGGCGACCAGGGTCATCATCCCCGGCTCCCGCTTGGCGATCTCCTCCTTCAGTCCCTTTAAGAAAGGCCATCCTCCGTAGAAGTAGACAAAGCTGGAGAAAGCCAGGAGGACGTACAACTTCCCGGGAAAATCAAGGGCTTCGGATATATGGAGGACATCCTGGATCATGGGAGAGAGGAGGAGGACGGGGACGGTCACCACCAGGCAGACCCAGAAACGGCGACGGAAGTCGGCCACCATGTGGGCATGGTGAGAAGCGTGGGAGGCGTGGGCCTTTCCTGCATGCCCCTCATGACCGGCGGCGGCATGACGGTGCGCCGCGTGCACCCCCTTTTCTTCTGCCGTACCCGGATGACGGTGCGCCGCGTGCATCTCCTTTTCTTGTCCAGGCGTGCTCGGCTTGCCGGTCCCATGGTCGTGTTCCCCATGATTCATGCTGTTTCCCATATGCTTACCTCCCTTGCCCAAAAAGTGAAAGACGGGCGCCGCGCTCCCGCCGTCGACCGTCCTCGCCTTCGTCGGCACGGAAAAACCGCTTGCCCCATCAATTTTCAATTTATAATTATTTCCAATTCCACGGCGATGAAACACGGTTTTCGCCGACCGACGGCGCTACCCGGGTTTTGTCGCGCAACTTCCGGGCAATAATAAAAGCGGCGATCTTGGCTTGGAATATCTTTAATGAGTGGAAGACGGTATATACGGAACCGGGTGGCGGGGGAATCCGCGAAAAGACGGAAGACGTAAGCAGCGTCACCAAAACGATCGGTGATACGCTGAACTGGGAGACGGGGAAATCCATGAAAGGAGGTGAGCATCATGTCGAGCTTGGTCCTCATCGCGGACATGATGCACTGGGAAGAGGGCGGCTGGTTCTGGATGACCCTGATGATGGTCTTCTGGGCCCTGGTGGCCATCGTGGTCGTCTTTTTCCTGGCGCGGGCCTTCTCATCTCACGGCGCCGGGGAGGGGCGAAAGGAGGGGGAAACTCCCCTGGAAATCGCTAAGCGCAGGTACGCGGCCGGGGAAATAACCCGGGAGGAATTTGAAAGAATAAAGCAGGACTTACGGGAATGAGCGAAGATAGGTGACAGGAAAGAAAGACCCCTCGGTTTGCTAATAAATAAGGGCGGCTGTCGGAAGTCGGGTCGGCCGTCGTCCGGTCATATCCTTATCTAACCCTGTTTTATCATCGGCATTAAGTGCTTTGACGCAGATTCCCTTCGCCTTAAGCTGGGCGGTTCAACGTCATTGCTCCGGCGATCCGGCCGGACGTCGGCAGGCAGGCAACCCGCCGGGACCCCGGAAACGCGCTGCACGGTGCTGGCGGGTGCAGGCTATATTTAAAATTTTAACCAGACTTATATAGTCGGGTCTCCGTCGAATATTGTGGATGACAGGACCTCATCAAGTGGGCGACGGGACCCATAACGGCTGGTAATATTATCCCGGTGTTCTGTGGTTCTGTTGTCACCCGCGCTTATGTGGGAATAGCATGGGAATAGCCTGCTAAGGAGGCGGTTGAGGCCGGGAACGTTGAGCGTCAGGTGAATCCGGGCCGGATTCCGCGGCCGGTGCATCCGGCCCTTGGAGTACGGAGGTGGAATTGATCGAGATCGGAAAATGGACCCTGGTCGTCGGCGAGAGGATCAATCCCACGGGAAGGAAAAAGCTGGCCGAGGAACTGAGGGAGGGAAGGCTGGATACGGTGATCGCCGACGCCAGGGCCCAAGCGGAGGCGGGAGCGGACATCATCGACGTCAACGTGGGAGTACCCGGTGTGGACCAATCGCGGATCCTCCCCCTGGCCGCCAGGACGGTGTACGAGGAAACGGGACTTCCGGTGTGCGTGGATTCCTCGGAGGTGGAGGCGCTCAAG from Actinomycetota bacterium carries:
- a CDS encoding SHOCT domain-containing protein codes for the protein MSSLVLIADMMHWEEGGWFWMTLMMVFWALVAIVVVFFLARAFSSHGAGEGRKEGETPLEIAKRRYAAGEITREEFERIKQDLRE